One genomic region from Croceicoccus sp. YJ47 encodes:
- a CDS encoding right-handed parallel beta-helix repeat-containing protein: protein MTLDFTARALAKSSLLRNPTLFSKMSSREIPDNTHRIETTGHSREGLGVASYLCDALCTPELLAAHPRFVFRSANGKIFRLVGEMVTVEQGGALGDKDCTGKINDQPAIQATLDYAAAVHIADVVLTQRRYTLFNPVRHSPVETITARDGQPIVITSNVTLRGKQMSDLYFYGPNGEDLETNWQTVRTNAASTEPDAIWRGWGIMILGDMGGFPTDLNDLSIEELRIENIRLIGGQKKTDARPLYPASVETGDGWDVTAKGIGLWEVVVKRIHLRNVEIEGFKGELFYCGGEGPKETVLENCRFRETNGSAINPGGSGVISVSNCEFGNAHAGLEQFGRAVYKNTVFHDCDTFTVHAWPDKGGRYNPGIAWRNSDGTAATNRFINCEFERVRSIYLTSWTRGSIRLVDSSVILSSYLAHNLQDVDLAIDAWIDQDPAEFAAWKDMQRITAPLHIIGPDSLTQQIGSAPDGTYIEPPSHIHVRLRCHQSRAAKDAGLQWMRPVSYYGYLDQDTIVVELPDCEAANQPTNEGVPFAMPRFITGRFRNSQPESANPAMFGGGVHDTTYDGPSLHPRSPVIALRTQDTTVQNVTIQTKFVRPYGYADGQVVRLVHDSVTGVHSFRIAPDSTLRLMAPRVLKRKGDFLDLSYNARTDAWYEVGFQTGERMAIVKAADLAIPAIPAGGSARVPTPVADAVPGSLVTAAFRDPRPGIMASAQVIEPGMVEIVLFNAGATQFAGGPHVMNMKVDRFQS from the coding sequence ATGACCCTGGATTTTACGGCACGCGCGCTCGCCAAGTCGTCGCTTCTGCGCAACCCGACGCTGTTTTCGAAGATGAGCAGCCGCGAGATTCCGGACAATACGCACCGGATCGAGACCACCGGCCATTCGCGTGAAGGGTTGGGCGTCGCCTCCTATCTTTGCGACGCGCTGTGCACGCCCGAATTGCTGGCCGCGCATCCGCGTTTCGTGTTCCGCTCCGCCAATGGGAAGATCTTTCGCCTGGTGGGCGAAATGGTGACGGTGGAACAGGGCGGCGCGCTCGGCGATAAGGATTGCACGGGCAAGATCAACGACCAGCCTGCGATTCAGGCCACGCTCGATTATGCAGCGGCGGTGCATATCGCCGATGTCGTGCTGACACAGCGGCGCTACACCCTGTTCAATCCGGTGCGCCATTCGCCGGTGGAGACGATCACCGCCCGCGACGGGCAGCCCATCGTCATCACCAGCAATGTCACCCTGCGCGGCAAGCAGATGTCGGACCTCTATTTCTACGGCCCGAACGGCGAGGATCTGGAAACGAACTGGCAGACGGTGCGCACCAACGCGGCATCGACGGAGCCCGACGCGATCTGGCGCGGGTGGGGCATCATGATCCTGGGCGATATGGGCGGCTTTCCCACCGACCTCAACGACCTGTCGATCGAGGAATTGCGGATCGAGAATATCCGGCTCATCGGCGGGCAGAAGAAGACCGACGCGCGCCCGCTCTATCCCGCCAGCGTGGAAACCGGCGATGGCTGGGACGTGACGGCAAAGGGCATCGGCCTGTGGGAGGTGGTCGTCAAACGCATCCACCTGCGCAATGTGGAGATCGAGGGATTCAAGGGCGAGCTGTTCTATTGCGGCGGCGAAGGGCCGAAGGAAACCGTCCTCGAAAACTGCCGCTTCCGCGAAACGAACGGGAGCGCGATCAACCCCGGCGGCAGCGGGGTCATCTCGGTCAGCAATTGCGAATTCGGCAACGCCCATGCGGGGTTGGAGCAATTCGGGCGGGCGGTTTACAAGAACACCGTGTTCCACGATTGCGACACGTTCACCGTGCATGCCTGGCCGGACAAGGGCGGGCGCTACAATCCCGGGATCGCATGGCGGAACAGCGACGGCACCGCCGCGACGAACCGCTTCATCAATTGCGAATTCGAACGCGTGCGCAGCATCTACCTTACGTCGTGGACGCGCGGTTCGATCCGCCTTGTCGACAGCAGCGTCATCCTGTCGAGCTATCTTGCGCATAATCTTCAGGATGTCGATCTCGCCATCGACGCGTGGATCGACCAGGATCCGGCCGAATTCGCCGCGTGGAAGGACATGCAGCGGATCACCGCCCCGCTGCATATCATCGGCCCCGACAGCCTGACGCAGCAGATCGGCAGCGCTCCCGATGGCACCTATATCGAACCGCCCTCGCATATCCATGTCCGTCTGCGCTGTCATCAGAGCCGCGCGGCCAAGGATGCGGGCCTGCAATGGATGCGCCCGGTCAGCTATTACGGCTATCTCGATCAGGATACGATCGTCGTCGAATTGCCCGATTGCGAAGCCGCGAACCAGCCGACCAACGAGGGTGTCCCCTTCGCCATGCCGCGGTTCATCACCGGACGGTTCCGCAATTCGCAGCCCGAAAGCGCGAATCCGGCCATGTTCGGCGGCGGCGTGCACGACACGACGTACGACGGGCCGTCCCTGCACCCTCGCTCGCCGGTGATCGCCCTGCGCACGCAGGATACCACCGTGCAGAATGTGACGATTCAGACGAAGTTCGTGCGTCCCTACGGCTATGCCGACGGGCAGGTGGTGCGGCTGGTCCATGATTCGGTGACCGGCGTGCATTCGTTTCGCATCGCGCCGGACAGCACGCTGAGGCTGATGGCGCCGCGCGTGTTGAAGCGCAAGGGCGACTTCCTCGACCTGTCGTACAATGCGCGGACCGATGCATGGTACGAAGTCGGGTTCCAGACCGGCGAACGCATGGCCATCGTGAAGGCGGCGGATCTCGCCATTCCCGCGATCCCGGCGGGCGGATCGGCACGTGTCCCGACCCCGGTTGCGGATGCGGTGCCCGGCTCGCTGGTGACGGCGGCGTTCCGCGATCCCCGTCCCGGGATCATGGCATCGGCCCAGGTCATCGAACCCGGCATGGTGGAAATCGTGCTGTTCAACGCCGGTGCGACCCAATTCGCGGGCGGACCCCACGTGATGAACATGAAAGTCGATCGGTTCCAGAGTTAG
- a CDS encoding glycosyltransferase: protein MQGPLAGRTIGLLSPWASRLGGGVFEAVVAHSEMLREAGARVHVFALADRHSEEDRGRFHPDTIVHTVAGRGPGAIGYAPTLIDTMLSAPLDLLHLHGIWQYASYAGQRWAAKTGRPYVISPHGMLDPWIVARGKAKKAAARLVYERRSWKRASVLHALTGSEAADIAREAGRRDSIVIPNAGPAPGPMPTEGRAPAIGYIGRIHPKKNIAALVEAWHRLDGEGRLPSDARLTIAGWGAEEDVAALKSLLKKGSDTAQFVGPVFGAEKERILHGSRFIALPSHSEGLPMAMLEAWAVPTPTIMTTNCNLPEGFAAGAALDCGVAVDTIAATLYRALTMDDSAWLAMAGAARDLMEGAFSAATVRARWSDAYLELIEA from the coding sequence ATGCAGGGACCCCTTGCCGGTCGCACCATCGGCCTTCTCTCCCCTTGGGCCTCGCGGCTCGGCGGCGGCGTGTTCGAGGCGGTCGTCGCGCATTCCGAAATGCTGCGGGAGGCGGGTGCGCGCGTGCACGTCTTCGCGCTTGCGGACCGGCATAGCGAGGAAGATCGCGGCCGTTTCCACCCCGATACCATCGTCCACACCGTCGCCGGGCGCGGTCCGGGGGCCATCGGCTATGCCCCCACGCTCATCGATACGATGCTGTCCGCGCCGCTCGACCTGCTGCACCTCCACGGGATCTGGCAATATGCGTCCTATGCCGGGCAACGCTGGGCCGCGAAGACGGGGCGCCCCTATGTAATCTCGCCGCATGGCATGCTCGACCCGTGGATCGTGGCGCGCGGCAAGGCGAAGAAGGCGGCGGCCCGGCTGGTCTATGAACGGCGCAGCTGGAAGCGGGCCAGCGTGCTTCACGCGCTCACCGGGAGCGAAGCAGCCGACATCGCGCGGGAGGCGGGCCGGCGCGACAGCATCGTCATTCCCAATGCGGGCCCCGCCCCCGGCCCGATGCCGACGGAGGGGCGCGCGCCCGCAATCGGTTATATCGGGCGCATTCATCCCAAAAAGAACATCGCGGCGCTGGTCGAGGCGTGGCACCGGCTCGACGGCGAAGGGCGGCTGCCGTCCGATGCGCGGCTCACCATTGCCGGCTGGGGCGCGGAGGAGGATGTCGCCGCGTTGAAGAGCTTGCTCAAAAAAGGAAGTGACACGGCGCAATTCGTCGGTCCCGTCTTCGGGGCGGAGAAGGAAAGGATCCTCCACGGCTCCCGCTTCATCGCCCTGCCATCGCATAGCGAAGGTTTGCCGATGGCCATGCTCGAAGCGTGGGCCGTCCCGACCCCCACGATCATGACCACGAATTGCAACCTTCCCGAAGGATTCGCCGCCGGTGCCGCGCTCGATTGCGGGGTCGCGGTGGACACGATCGCGGCGACGCTGTATCGCGCGCTCACCATGGACGACAGCGCCTGGCTGGCGATGGCGGGCGCCGCGCGTGACTTGATGGAGGGGGCGTTTTCCGCCGCCACCGTCCGCGCGCGCTGGTCCGACGCCTATCTGGAGCTGATCGAAGCATGA
- a CDS encoding putative colanic acid biosynthesis acetyltransferase produces the protein MTPLDAGTAKPMEGGPSFSLGNRIFRVLWGLSWLLLARWTPPPLHKWRRLVLRAFGADISGNARIYGSVSIWHPGNLSIGGHAVIGPGVRLYNQGHIRIGERSIISQRSHICASTHDVRDPEFQLQLRPITIGRECWVAAEAFVGPGVTMGDEAVLGARGVLMRDAEPNMIYRGNPAEPVRTRDLRRA, from the coding sequence ATGACCCCACTCGACGCGGGCACGGCCAAGCCGATGGAGGGGGGGCCGAGTTTCTCGCTCGGCAACCGGATCTTCCGCGTGCTGTGGGGGCTGAGCTGGCTTCTGCTCGCGCGCTGGACCCCGCCGCCGCTGCACAAATGGCGCCGGCTCGTCCTGCGCGCATTCGGCGCCGACATCAGCGGCAACGCCCGCATCTATGGCAGCGTGTCGATCTGGCATCCCGGCAATCTTTCCATCGGCGGACATGCCGTCATCGGACCCGGCGTGCGCCTCTATAATCAGGGGCATATCCGCATCGGCGAACGCTCGATCATTTCACAGCGCAGCCATATCTGCGCCAGCACGCACGACGTCCGCGACCCGGAATTTCAGCTTCAGCTGCGCCCCATCACGATCGGGCGCGAATGCTGGGTCGCGGCGGAAGCCTTCGTCGGTCCCGGCGTCACCATGGGCGACGAGGCCGTTCTGGGCGCGCGCGGCGTGTTGATGCGGGATGCCGAGCCGAACATGATCTATCGCGGCAACCCCGCCGAACCGGTGCGCACACGCGATCTTCGCCGCGCCTGA
- a CDS encoding O-antigen polymerase, with the protein MFTYDLLLGVNVAVFAVVAILYLRHASASLLHPGAIYLAFHGLIFVVRPILSRIYDYNFVYNLYEYMPSWSDRITVILAANLGFFCFMGTSLKIAGQPMEFRQDQFDFRQRDLLILPFLIVAALIGPIALYSTLSTWGTAASDASTMVRDATTKVMINTESNGYFYQIQTALASLTAIFAWLFRFRLWSLIPFGIFFLLSAGTGGRGTFVFGAILLTMLFLYDTHRRWPEWRSAVLAILVAAAFVTVVADRGKAVRSLFIDDSAEVYEETDNLAPLEGMDLANMEYFEFIVWAIPQRTGTYDYFLGNLQLFTEPIPRVLWEGKPAGAPVTLFNLFDYGNPIGMTASLPGGGWYSLGYIGVIIQCVLFALFYGWLYRILMRGKQSNLMVLTYCVVLANTIVTYRDGGLLTIVRQTSFYLLPVAGLWVMAKAYNIPSAQKLRQRWIDRMQARESGIVPETQMSPADRRKARAALAAGN; encoded by the coding sequence ATGTTTACCTATGACCTTCTTCTGGGCGTCAATGTCGCGGTCTTTGCCGTCGTCGCCATTCTCTACCTTCGCCATGCAAGCGCGTCGCTGCTGCATCCCGGCGCGATATATCTTGCCTTTCACGGCCTGATCTTCGTTGTCCGTCCGATCCTGTCCCGGATCTACGACTATAATTTCGTGTATAATCTCTACGAATACATGCCGAGCTGGTCCGACCGGATCACCGTCATACTCGCGGCCAATCTCGGTTTCTTCTGCTTCATGGGCACCTCGCTCAAGATCGCGGGACAACCGATGGAATTCCGGCAGGACCAGTTCGATTTCCGTCAGCGCGACCTGCTGATCCTACCGTTCCTGATCGTGGCCGCGCTCATCGGGCCGATCGCGCTCTATTCGACGCTGTCCACGTGGGGCACCGCCGCATCCGATGCATCGACCATGGTCCGCGACGCCACCACCAAGGTGATGATCAACACCGAGAGCAACGGCTATTTCTATCAGATTCAGACCGCGCTGGCGTCGCTCACGGCGATATTCGCGTGGTTGTTCCGGTTTCGTCTGTGGTCGCTCATCCCGTTCGGCATTTTCTTCTTGTTGAGCGCGGGCACCGGCGGTCGCGGCACGTTCGTGTTCGGCGCGATCCTGCTCACCATGCTGTTCCTGTACGACACGCACCGCCGCTGGCCCGAATGGCGCAGTGCCGTGCTCGCGATTCTGGTCGCCGCCGCCTTTGTCACCGTGGTCGCCGACCGCGGCAAGGCCGTGCGCTCGCTCTTCATCGACGATTCCGCCGAAGTCTATGAAGAGACGGACAATCTCGCCCCGCTCGAGGGGATGGATCTCGCGAACATGGAATATTTCGAGTTCATCGTCTGGGCCATTCCGCAGCGGACCGGAACCTACGATTACTTCCTCGGCAATCTGCAGCTGTTCACCGAACCGATCCCGCGCGTCCTGTGGGAAGGAAAGCCCGCCGGCGCCCCGGTCACGCTTTTCAACCTGTTCGATTACGGCAATCCCATCGGCATGACCGCGTCGCTGCCGGGCGGCGGCTGGTACTCGCTCGGCTATATCGGCGTCATCATTCAATGCGTCCTGTTCGCGCTGTTCTACGGGTGGCTCTATCGCATCCTGATGCGGGGGAAGCAGAGCAATCTCATGGTGCTGACCTATTGCGTGGTGCTCGCCAATACGATCGTGACCTATCGCGATGGCGGCCTTCTGACCATCGTGCGGCAGACCTCGTTCTACCTTTTGCCGGTCGCGGGGCTGTGGGTCATGGCCAAGGCCTACAACATCCCCTCGGCGCAGAAGCTGCGGCAGCGCTGGATCGACCGGATGCAGGCCCGAGAGAGCGGCATCGTTCCGGAGACGCAGATGTCCCCCGCCGACCGCCGCAAGGCGCGCGCGGCCTTGGCCGCGGGCAACTGA
- a CDS encoding acyltransferase, translated as MQSIPAASRAYDWMDALRMLAAVVVLLNHVRDLLWVDYNGERIWAPVYFMAGYGHEAVMIFFVLSGFWITGSVMRRIDRPDFWQRYMLDRLSRLYVVLIPALLLGGVLDYVGSVVMNWPLYSGESGAHTVEMAVRDRLGLGTLLINLAFLQGLVGPTFGSNGPLWSLAYEFWFYAWFPAIAFVIVQRRFTLIAVSLLLAWFYPQVTLGFMSWLMGTALYFAIIRYQSVMDRIGAKPKRWLAGMLLLNLVVLLYTRTVAGAASDLLVAVCFTGLLFVAISATHWLPSAPRFLVLLGKQGSFSLYAIHFPIAIFVCSALLAMLGGERLQPSFASLGAMVAIMVTIVGIAYYFAKLTEARTPLYRDRATRSFARFYPTRSDGA; from the coding sequence GTGCAGAGCATTCCAGCGGCCAGCCGGGCCTATGACTGGATGGACGCGCTTCGCATGCTTGCGGCGGTCGTCGTTCTGCTGAACCATGTGCGTGACCTTTTATGGGTCGATTACAATGGCGAGCGGATCTGGGCGCCTGTCTATTTCATGGCCGGTTACGGGCACGAGGCGGTCATGATCTTCTTCGTCCTCAGCGGGTTCTGGATCACGGGCTCGGTCATGCGGCGGATCGACCGGCCCGATTTCTGGCAACGCTACATGCTCGACCGGTTGTCGCGGCTTTATGTCGTCCTGATCCCCGCGCTGCTGCTGGGCGGGGTGCTCGATTACGTCGGGTCCGTGGTGATGAACTGGCCGCTCTATTCCGGCGAATCGGGCGCGCATACGGTGGAAATGGCCGTCCGGGACAGGCTCGGGCTCGGCACGTTGCTCATCAATCTCGCCTTTCTTCAGGGGCTCGTGGGGCCGACCTTCGGATCGAACGGTCCATTGTGGAGCCTCGCCTATGAATTCTGGTTCTATGCGTGGTTTCCGGCGATCGCGTTCGTCATCGTCCAACGGCGCTTTACGCTGATTGCCGTGTCCCTGCTGCTGGCGTGGTTCTATCCGCAGGTCACGCTCGGTTTCATGAGCTGGCTGATGGGCACCGCGCTTTATTTCGCGATCATCCGCTATCAATCGGTCATGGACCGGATCGGGGCGAAGCCGAAACGCTGGCTGGCCGGGATGTTGCTCCTCAACCTGGTGGTGCTTCTCTACACGCGCACGGTGGCGGGGGCGGCCTCCGATCTTTTGGTGGCCGTGTGCTTTACCGGTCTGCTTTTCGTGGCGATCTCGGCCACGCACTGGCTGCCGTCGGCGCCGCGCTTTCTCGTATTGCTGGGCAAGCAGGGCAGCTTCTCGCTCTACGCCATCCATTTTCCCATCGCGATCTTCGTGTGTTCGGCATTGCTGGCCATGCTGGGGGGGGAGCGTCTGCAACCCTCGTTCGCATCGCTTGGCGCCATGGTCGCGATCATGGTAACGATCGTGGGAATCGCATATTATTTTGCGAAGCTGACAGAGGCGCGAACCCCGCTCTACCGCGATCGGGCGACGCGATCCTTCGCACGTTTCTACCCCACGCGCAGCGATGGGGCGTGA
- a CDS encoding glycosyltransferase, translating into MPGEAYSRDFSVAFVSHGFGYGDDLMYFGEIFRALRERFARLYVCVESKQSFRNPYRLDLRPAFRMIALPVARQTDDGERYDTEVRIVSPALLARLLKARPGVIVTIEFTTAAMLGTIAARMLPGCGHVVLIESDPSRRGGSRNKWVLRAKRWFARQAHVVQTNDEDGFRYITEELRV; encoded by the coding sequence ATGCCGGGCGAAGCATATTCGCGCGACTTTTCCGTCGCCTTCGTGTCTCATGGTTTTGGCTATGGCGACGATCTTATGTATTTTGGCGAGATCTTTCGTGCGCTGCGCGAACGTTTCGCCAGGCTGTATGTCTGCGTCGAATCGAAACAATCGTTCCGAAATCCCTACCGGCTTGATCTGCGCCCTGCATTCCGGATGATCGCCCTTCCGGTCGCGCGGCAGACCGACGACGGCGAACGCTACGATACCGAGGTGCGGATCGTGTCCCCCGCCCTCCTCGCCCGCTTGCTCAAGGCGCGACCGGGCGTGATCGTAACCATCGAATTCACGACCGCGGCGATGTTGGGAACGATCGCGGCACGGATGCTGCCCGGCTGCGGGCACGTGGTGCTCATCGAATCCGATCCGTCGCGGCGGGGCGGGAGCCGGAACAAATGGGTGCTACGGGCGAAGCGATGGTTCGCCCGGCAGGCCCATGTCGTGCAGACCAATGACGAGGACGGCTTCCGCTACATCACCGAGGAATTGCGCGTGTAG
- a CDS encoding glycosyltransferase family 4 protein produces MDVAVFHPGTQHSWQTATALQQLDRLAWFATSIFYRPDRFPYRLERYAPGALGRMMHHEFSRFDHPALDPSNVRTAGMLEWLERIAARLKARRVAETFDRWGNARFGRQIGKALTSDAPFHLWGFNSSALTSFEIAKRHSRTCILDRTIGDWRAYNRAVDKICETHADWFPAGLGRIDAAKIALDDREYALADTILCGSEFAAETVRRESPVPGVADKVRVLPYCFDETLFARTTPVAPVPRDGPIRFLFVGLVAPRKGIQHVLEAMDRIPASQAQLTIVGNMDIPTSVFARYADRVTYRSTVPRSHIPQIMAEHHALLFPSYFEGSALSLIEGLASGLALIQTPQSGNGATPDTGIMLDRPDTDLLVEAMLSVIEDRDRLDTMRRNAVGESRKYSFENYRRNIAALLDDLES; encoded by the coding sequence ATGGACGTAGCGGTATTCCATCCCGGCACGCAGCACAGCTGGCAGACCGCCACCGCGTTGCAGCAGCTGGACCGGCTGGCCTGGTTCGCGACCAGCATCTTCTACCGGCCAGACCGGTTCCCCTACAGGCTGGAACGCTATGCGCCCGGCGCGCTGGGCCGCATGATGCATCACGAATTCTCACGCTTCGACCATCCCGCGCTCGATCCGTCCAACGTGCGGACGGCGGGCATGCTGGAATGGCTGGAAAGGATTGCCGCGCGGCTCAAGGCGCGCCGCGTCGCCGAAACGTTCGACCGTTGGGGCAATGCCCGTTTCGGAAGACAGATCGGCAAGGCACTGACATCCGACGCGCCGTTTCACCTATGGGGTTTCAACAGCTCTGCGCTGACCAGTTTCGAGATTGCGAAACGGCATTCGCGCACCTGCATCCTCGACCGGACCATCGGCGACTGGCGGGCCTATAACCGCGCGGTCGACAAGATCTGCGAAACCCATGCCGACTGGTTTCCGGCCGGGCTGGGCCGGATCGACGCGGCAAAGATCGCGCTGGACGACCGCGAATATGCGCTGGCCGACACGATCCTGTGCGGGAGCGAGTTCGCCGCGGAGACGGTGCGCCGCGAATCGCCGGTTCCGGGTGTCGCGGACAAGGTGCGGGTGCTGCCCTATTGCTTCGACGAAACGCTCTTCGCACGCACGACCCCGGTCGCGCCGGTGCCGAGAGACGGCCCCATCCGCTTTCTCTTCGTCGGGCTCGTCGCACCGCGCAAGGGGATACAGCATGTGCTGGAGGCGATGGACCGAATTCCCGCATCGCAGGCGCAGCTTACCATCGTCGGGAACATGGACATTCCGACCTCGGTCTTCGCCCGCTATGCCGACCGGGTCACCTACCGCAGCACGGTCCCGCGGTCCCATATCCCGCAGATCATGGCCGAGCATCACGCGCTCCTTTTTCCCAGCTATTTCGAGGGGTCGGCGCTTTCGCTGATCGAGGGGCTGGCATCCGGGCTCGCGCTGATCCAGACGCCGCAATCGGGCAATGGCGCGACGCCGGATACCGGCATCATGCTGGACCGGCCCGATACGGACCTGCTTGTCGAGGCGATGCTGTCCGTGATCGAGGACCGCGACCGGCTCGACACGATGCGCCGCAACGCCGTGGGCGAATCGCGCAAATACAGCTTTGAAAACTATCGCCGCAATATCGCCGCCCTGCTCGACGACCTCGAATCCTGA
- a CDS encoding glycosyltransferase family 4 protein yields the protein MRVSPYLTSRPPLTGETPVARGDKVRLLFANSINERKGLGHLLDALALLDADTRSRLHLTVVGDGPLREAMERKSEALGLSGDVSFVGRRSYDALGSFYADADILVVPSLVDYRSLASFEGLNHGLALLISENDGASHETVVDGETGFMIAPGDHRDFADKIERIVCDDALLRRLQTGSARLARDRFSIDRIADNIADSIDLAKQRATGRTPMRPAIST from the coding sequence GTGCGCGTTTCGCCCTATCTCACCTCCCGGCCTCCGCTGACCGGGGAAACGCCGGTCGCGCGCGGGGACAAGGTCCGCCTCCTGTTCGCCAACTCCATCAATGAGCGCAAGGGATTGGGCCATTTGCTCGACGCGCTGGCGCTGCTCGACGCGGACACGCGTTCGCGGCTGCATCTGACGGTCGTCGGCGACGGGCCGCTTCGCGAGGCGATGGAGCGCAAGAGCGAGGCGCTTGGCCTCTCCGGCGATGTCTCCTTCGTCGGGCGGCGATCCTATGATGCGCTGGGGTCGTTCTATGCCGACGCCGACATCCTCGTCGTGCCCAGCCTCGTCGATTACCGCTCGCTCGCCAGTTTCGAGGGGCTCAACCACGGGCTTGCGCTGCTGATCTCCGAAAACGACGGCGCGTCGCATGAAACGGTGGTGGACGGGGAAACCGGTTTCATGATCGCCCCCGGCGACCACCGCGATTTTGCCGATAAGATCGAACGGATCGTGTGCGACGACGCGCTGCTACGCCGGCTGCAGACCGGCTCGGCGCGGCTTGCGCGCGACCGTTTCTCCATCGACCGGATCGCCGACAATATCGCCGACAGCATCGATCTGGCGAAGCAGCGTGCCACCGGACGCACGCCCATGCGTCCCGCCATATCGACCTGA
- a CDS encoding lipopolysaccharide biosynthesis protein, with the protein MIKFKEIFGSGLVGAISANGSNQIVNLVVQLVTVPVFTAYWGLDTYGVWLILFTIPAYLNMADLGFSGAAANDMTADVARGDRASALSTYQAIRALMAAIGVLILAVSAVLIFGPADHMLEFAQAASDGQAQEVTFVLILFAVTSFSNGILMAGMRAAGLYAQSQYITSITTLLYTLMALATVMLGGTLLHVAIAYFVGRVIGLAAMSAFLHRRAGWLLSLRWQSNFGELRRLFRPAMALMTVPIAYLLSIQGLVLVVGAAAGPAAVPVFTVVRTLTRTAIQLTGVVNQATMPHFTVAAATDHTERKADLFALSLVASLFILVPAFFGLLLLGQWVVEIWTSGTVEPDWLLIAVMSCVMLVNGIWQPISNLIIALNQHGRFSYVFMLLTILMLPVAYLLTHELGPLGAAIGLLLLDVAMLGWVGYQAVVLEMVNRSALRDAPFRVWRLVEKRLPERFRASR; encoded by the coding sequence ATGATAAAGTTCAAGGAAATCTTCGGGTCGGGCCTCGTCGGCGCGATCAGCGCGAATGGCTCGAACCAGATCGTGAACCTCGTCGTGCAGCTCGTCACGGTGCCGGTTTTCACCGCGTACTGGGGGCTGGACACCTATGGCGTGTGGCTGATCCTCTTTACCATTCCGGCCTATCTCAACATGGCCGACCTCGGCTTCAGCGGCGCGGCGGCGAACGACATGACCGCCGATGTCGCCCGCGGGGACCGGGCCTCCGCGCTTTCCACCTATCAGGCGATCCGCGCGTTGATGGCGGCGATCGGTGTCCTGATCCTGGCGGTGAGCGCGGTGCTGATCTTCGGCCCCGCCGACCACATGCTGGAATTCGCGCAGGCGGCGAGCGACGGTCAGGCGCAGGAGGTGACCTTCGTGCTCATCCTGTTCGCGGTCACCTCGTTCAGCAACGGTATCCTCATGGCCGGGATGCGGGCAGCCGGCCTTTACGCACAAAGCCAGTATATCACCTCGATCACGACGCTGCTTTATACCCTCATGGCGCTGGCGACCGTGATGCTGGGCGGCACGCTGCTGCATGTTGCCATCGCCTATTTCGTCGGGCGGGTGATCGGCCTCGCTGCGATGTCCGCATTCCTGCACAGGCGCGCGGGCTGGCTGCTCTCGCTGCGCTGGCAATCGAACTTCGGGGAATTGCGGCGCCTGTTCCGCCCGGCGATGGCGTTGATGACGGTCCCCATCGCCTATCTCCTGTCGATTCAGGGGCTGGTTCTCGTCGTCGGGGCAGCGGCGGGACCGGCGGCGGTTCCGGTGTTCACCGTCGTGCGCACGCTGACCCGGACAGCGATTCAGCTTACCGGCGTGGTCAATCAGGCGACGATGCCGCATTTCACCGTCGCGGCGGCGACCGACCATACCGAACGCAAGGCCGATCTTTTCGCGCTCAGCCTCGTGGCGAGCCTTTTCATCCTGGTGCCGGCGTTCTTCGGGCTGCTGCTGCTCGGCCAGTGGGTGGTGGAGATCTGGACCTCCGGCACGGTCGAGCCCGACTGGCTGCTGATTGCGGTGATGTCGTGCGTGATGCTCGTAAACGGAATATGGCAGCCGATCTCGAACCTGATCATCGCGCTCAATCAGCATGGGCGGTTCAGCTATGTGTTCATGCTGCTCACGATCCTGATGCTGCCGGTCGCGTATCTGCTCACGCATGAGCTCGGCCCGCTCGGCGCCGCGATCGGGCTTCTCCTGCTCGACGTCGCGATGCTGGGCTGGGTCGGGTATCAGGCCGTGGTGCTCGAAATGGTCAACCGCTCCGCCTTGCGCGATGCGCCCTTTCGCGTGTGGCGACTGGTCGAGAAGCGCCTGCCCGAACGGTTTCGCGCCTCGCGCTGA